The following coding sequences are from one Ooceraea biroi isolate clonal line C1 chromosome 5, Obir_v5.4, whole genome shotgun sequence window:
- the LOC105281063 gene encoding uncharacterized protein LOC105281063 isoform X2, which yields MENWTSFSTTFLNDNIIFHFTGCTPEKFSVVKVNHENLAVHGELYFLYSLKSWRSFVFCVEGCTTILQHYAHTHRMRKGDASTDVTEEILEHLILKSNNWPIKIARCMLQKERVCVFLNRRDIITNSIKMALDCGRTFGRKLSTGKAFSLKYQPDAESDLTTQRLHLILNVAAKVLHLQGHVVSDEGNSIGKYIFSSKSEGPVAEGYKKYICGVVKNSQSNSKEVCLSWQQYVEQKMNQVAESSKHELIGNKEAEENKRFLHNLASAIITFELIAVKPSRSVVIGNNNLEDNRNVTNTKGASFILYNTARISTIIAKYNEKVSREEYPSLPNIENVDFSQLQEEEGDHLIPKVIARLYMLHALQIVLQNALDIFDIKMESRM from the exons ATGGAAAATTGGACCAGTTTTAGTACAACTTTTCTTAATGATAACATTATCTTCCATTTTACTGGCTGTACGCCTGAAAAGTTTTCAGTAGTCAAAGTAAATCACGAGAATTTAGCAGTGCATGGGGAACTATATTTTCTGTACAGTTTGAAATCGTGGAGAAGCTTCGTGTTTTGTGTCGAGGGTTGTACAACCATTTTGCAACACTATGCACATACACATCGTATGAGAAAAGGCGATGCAAGTACCGATGTGACCGAggaa ATCTTGGAACACctgatattaaaaagtaacaaTTGGCCAATAAAAATAGCACGATGCATGTTGCAAAAGGAGAGAGTCTGTGTATTCCTAAATCGAAGAGATATTATTACGAATAGTATAAAGATGGCCTTGGATTGTGGAAGGACATTTGGAAGGAAACTGTCAACTGGTAAAGCATTCAGTCTGAAGTATCAACCTGATGCGGAATCAGATCTTACTACTCAGAGGTTGCATCTAATACTAAACGTTGCTGCGAAGGTGTTGCATCTGCAAGGACATGTGGTATCGGATGAGGGGAATAGTATTGGCAAATATATATTCTCCAGTAAATCAGAGGGGCCAGTCGCTGAGGGatacaagaaatatatctgTGGTGTTGTAAAGAACTCTCAATCAAATTCGAAAGAAGTATGTCTGTCATGGCAGCAATATGTAGAACAGAAAATGAATCAGGTGGCGGAATCGAGTAAGCATGAGCTTATTGGGAATAAGGAAgctgaagaaaataaaaggttTTTGCACAATTTGGCCAGTGCTATTATTACATTTGAGTTGATAGCTGTGAAACCAAGTCGATCGGTTGTTATTGGGAATAATAATCTCGAAGACAATAGAAACGTTACAAATACAAAAG GTGCGTCGTTTATATTGTACAATACTGCCAGAATATCGACGATTATAGCGAAATACAATGAGAAGGTATCACGTGAAGAATATCCAAGTTTGCCGAATATCGAGAATGTAGATTTTTCGCAATTACAGGAAGAA GAAGGAGATCATCTAATTCCCAAGGTGATTGCAAGATTATACATGTTACATGCATTACAAATTGTTCTGCAAAACGCACTcgatattttcgatattaaaatgGAATCACGAATGTGA
- the LOC105281063 gene encoding uncharacterized protein LOC105281063 isoform X1, which yields MENWTSFSTTFLNDNIIFHFTGCTPEKFSVVKVNHENLAVHGELYFLYSLKSWRSFVFCVEGCTTILQHYAHTHRMRKGDASTDVTEEILEHLILKSNNWPIKIARCMLQKERVCVFLNRRDIITNSIKMALDCGRTFGRKLSTGKAFSLKYQPDAESDLTTQRLHLILNVAAKVLHLQGHVVSDEGNSIGKYIFSSKSEGPVAEGYKKYICGVVKNSQSNSKEVCLSWQQYVEQKMNQVAESSKHELIGNKEAEENKRFLHNLASAIITFELIAVKPSRSVVIGNNNLEDNRNVTNTKGASFILYNTARISTIIAKYNEKVSREEYPSLPNIENVDFSQLQEEEEWELIYNFIFGFPQIIDDCLRYEPAFDIYPQMLCLFLSQLCQKFSVYYRRVRILMEGDHLIPKVIARLYMLHALQIVLQNALDIFDIKMESRM from the exons ATGGAAAATTGGACCAGTTTTAGTACAACTTTTCTTAATGATAACATTATCTTCCATTTTACTGGCTGTACGCCTGAAAAGTTTTCAGTAGTCAAAGTAAATCACGAGAATTTAGCAGTGCATGGGGAACTATATTTTCTGTACAGTTTGAAATCGTGGAGAAGCTTCGTGTTTTGTGTCGAGGGTTGTACAACCATTTTGCAACACTATGCACATACACATCGTATGAGAAAAGGCGATGCAAGTACCGATGTGACCGAggaa ATCTTGGAACACctgatattaaaaagtaacaaTTGGCCAATAAAAATAGCACGATGCATGTTGCAAAAGGAGAGAGTCTGTGTATTCCTAAATCGAAGAGATATTATTACGAATAGTATAAAGATGGCCTTGGATTGTGGAAGGACATTTGGAAGGAAACTGTCAACTGGTAAAGCATTCAGTCTGAAGTATCAACCTGATGCGGAATCAGATCTTACTACTCAGAGGTTGCATCTAATACTAAACGTTGCTGCGAAGGTGTTGCATCTGCAAGGACATGTGGTATCGGATGAGGGGAATAGTATTGGCAAATATATATTCTCCAGTAAATCAGAGGGGCCAGTCGCTGAGGGatacaagaaatatatctgTGGTGTTGTAAAGAACTCTCAATCAAATTCGAAAGAAGTATGTCTGTCATGGCAGCAATATGTAGAACAGAAAATGAATCAGGTGGCGGAATCGAGTAAGCATGAGCTTATTGGGAATAAGGAAgctgaagaaaataaaaggttTTTGCACAATTTGGCCAGTGCTATTATTACATTTGAGTTGATAGCTGTGAAACCAAGTCGATCGGTTGTTATTGGGAATAATAATCTCGAAGACAATAGAAACGTTACAAATACAAAAG GTGCGTCGTTTATATTGTACAATACTGCCAGAATATCGACGATTATAGCGAAATACAATGAGAAGGTATCACGTGAAGAATATCCAAGTTTGCCGAATATCGAGAATGTAGATTTTTCGCAATTACAGGAAGAA GAAGAATGGGAActcatatataatttcatttttggaTTTCCACAAATAATAGACGATTGTTTGAGATATGAGCCAGCTTTTGACATTTATCCACAGATGTTATGTTTATTCTTATCACAGTTGTGTCAGAAATTCAGTGTGTACTATCGAAGAGTCAGAATTTTGAtg GAAGGAGATCATCTAATTCCCAAGGTGATTGCAAGATTATACATGTTACATGCATTACAAATTGTTCTGCAAAACGCACTcgatattttcgatattaaaatgGAATCACGAATGTGA
- the LOC105281062 gene encoding max dimerization protein 1 isoform X1: MSIAALLQAAEYIERREREAEHGYASTMPIPDDMRTVTKRPKTKKSQGSRTTHNELEKNRRAHLRTCLEKLKLLVPLGPETSRHTTLGLLTKAKRFIKNLEDRERKHAIHKDQLSREHRFLRRRLEQLTSQTGLHGLHALHGLHGLSTSAPTGSAAAAAAASAAMLSKRRSVSECSLGTASTSSTGSSRNSDRSAGSPSVSESDEVDVIGYTSNQSDTDDHSSVQSSSDSGVAMSTSRLTLSEMMDNL, from the exons ATGAGCATTGCTGCCCTACTGCAGGCCGCCGAGTACATTGAACGAAGGGAAAGAG AAGCTGAACATGGCTACGCTTCAACGATGCCAATACCTGATGATATGCGGACGGTTACAAAGAGGCCAAAGACGAAGAAGTCCCAAGGCAGCAG aACGACTCATAATGAGCTGGAGAAAAACAG GAGAGCCCATCTTAGGACTTGTCTAGAAAAGTTGAAGCTACTAGTGCCACTTGGACCCGAAACTTCGAGGCATACCACGTTAGGCCTCTTGACCAAGGCCAAGCGTTTTATCAAG AACCTGGAGGATCGCGAGCGCAAGCACGCCATACACAAAGACCAGCTGTCGCGTGAGCACAGGTTCCTGAGACGACGGCTTGAGCAGCTGACGAGCCAGACCGGCCTTCACGGCCTTCACGCGCTTCATGGCCTCCATGGACTCAGCACGAGCGCGCCAACCGGctccgccgccgctgctgctgcggcCTCTGCGGCGATGCTGTCCAAACGGCGCAGCGTCTCCGAGTGCTCCCTGGGCACGGCGTCTACCAGCTCCACCGGGAGCTCCAGGAACTCTGATAGGTCTGCGGGCAGTCCATCAGTCTCGGAGTCCG ATGAAGTGGACGTGATTGGTTATACAAGTAACCAATCGGACACCGATGACCATAGTAGCGTACAGAGTAGTAGCGACAGTGGTGTCGCAATGTCCACCTCCAGGCTGACTCTTTCTGAGATGATGGATAATCTTTAG
- the LOC105281062 gene encoding max dimerization protein 1 isoform X2, which produces MPIPDDMRTVTKRPKTKKSQGSRTTHNELEKNRRAHLRTCLEKLKLLVPLGPETSRHTTLGLLTKAKRFIKNLEDRERKHAIHKDQLSREHRFLRRRLEQLTSQTGLHGLHALHGLHGLSTSAPTGSAAAAAAASAAMLSKRRSVSECSLGTASTSSTGSSRNSDRSAGSPSVSESDEVDVIGYTSNQSDTDDHSSVQSSSDSGVAMSTSRLTLSEMMDNL; this is translated from the exons ATGCCAATACCTGATGATATGCGGACGGTTACAAAGAGGCCAAAGACGAAGAAGTCCCAAGGCAGCAG aACGACTCATAATGAGCTGGAGAAAAACAG GAGAGCCCATCTTAGGACTTGTCTAGAAAAGTTGAAGCTACTAGTGCCACTTGGACCCGAAACTTCGAGGCATACCACGTTAGGCCTCTTGACCAAGGCCAAGCGTTTTATCAAG AACCTGGAGGATCGCGAGCGCAAGCACGCCATACACAAAGACCAGCTGTCGCGTGAGCACAGGTTCCTGAGACGACGGCTTGAGCAGCTGACGAGCCAGACCGGCCTTCACGGCCTTCACGCGCTTCATGGCCTCCATGGACTCAGCACGAGCGCGCCAACCGGctccgccgccgctgctgctgcggcCTCTGCGGCGATGCTGTCCAAACGGCGCAGCGTCTCCGAGTGCTCCCTGGGCACGGCGTCTACCAGCTCCACCGGGAGCTCCAGGAACTCTGATAGGTCTGCGGGCAGTCCATCAGTCTCGGAGTCCG ATGAAGTGGACGTGATTGGTTATACAAGTAACCAATCGGACACCGATGACCATAGTAGCGTACAGAGTAGTAGCGACAGTGGTGTCGCAATGTCCACCTCCAGGCTGACTCTTTCTGAGATGATGGATAATCTTTAG